The following are encoded together in the Coturnix japonica isolate 7356 chromosome 8, Coturnix japonica 2.1, whole genome shotgun sequence genome:
- the RASAL2 gene encoding ras GTPase-activating protein nGAP isoform X12 translates to MDAANTSPFKVSGFFSKRLKGSIKRTKSQSKLDRNTSFRLPSLRNADDRSRGLPKLKESRSHESLLSPGSAVEALDLGAEEKVFVKPLHSSILGQDFCFEVTYSSGSKCFSCSSAAERDKWMENLRRTVQPNKDNCRRAENVLRLWIIEAKDLAPKKKYFCELCLDDTLFARTTSKTKADNIFWGEHFEFYGLPALHSITVHIYKDVEKKKKKDKNNYVGLVNIPMATVTGRQFVEKWYPVSTPTPNKGKSGGPSIRIKSRYQTITILPMEQYKEFAEFVTSNYTMLCSVLEPVISVRNKEEMACAMVHILQSTGRAKDFLTDLVMSEVDRCGEHDVLIFRENTLATKAIEEYLKLVGQKYLHDALGEFIKALYESDENCEVDPSKCSSSELTDHQSNLKMCCELAFCKIINSYCVFPRELKEVFASWKQQCLSRGKQDISERLISASLFLRFLCPAIMSPSLFSLMQEYPDDRTSRTLTLIAKVIQNLANFAKFGNKEEYMAFMNDFLEHEWGGMKRFLLEISNPDTISNMPGFEGYIDLGRELSVLHSLLWEVVSQLDKGENSFLQATVAKLGPLPRILADITKSMTNPTPIQQQLRRFTEHSSSPNVSGSLSSGLQKIFEDPTDGDLHKLKSPTQENIDGYFRGKTLLLVQQASTQSMTYSDKDERESILPNGRSISLMDLQDPHTAHSDHASMMHDVPLRLAGSQLSITQVANIKQLWETQSTPQSAPQVRRPLHPALNQQGSLQPLSFQNPVYHLNNPPAPMPKASVDSSLENLSTASSRSRSNSEDFKLSGPSNSSMEDFTKRSTQSEDFSRRHTIPDKHVPIALPRQNSSSQAQIRKMDQAGLGARAKAPQSLPHSASLRSTGSMSAVSGAVVTEPIQNGSRSRQQSSSSRESPVPKVRAIQRQQTQQVQSPVDSATMSPVERTAAWVLNNGQYEEVEEDTEQNPDEAKHAEKYEQEIAKLKERLKVSSRRLEEYERRLLVQEQQMQKLLMEYKSRLEDSEERLRRQQEEKDSQMKSIISRLMAVEEELKKDHAEMQAVIDAKQKIIDAQVINGDEIIQTGEADRVPGLCQHAADECPDAGEGALQHASPQWHLPHQPHQAFHHGEW, encoded by the exons GTAACCTACTCCAGCGGCAGTAAATGCTTCAGCTGttcctctgctgcagagagGGATAAGTGGATGGAAAACCTACGCAGAACAGTGCAGCCGAATAAG GACAACTGCCGTCGAGCTGAAAATGTGCTTCGTCTCTGGATCATCGAGGCAAAGGACCTGGCCCCcaagaagaaatacttctgtgagCTGTGCCTTGATGACACTCTCTTTGCCCGCACCACCAGCAAAACGAAAGCAGATAACATCTTCTGGGGAGAGCACTTTGAGTTCTACGGTCTCCCAGCTCTTCACAGCATCACGGTTCACATCTACAAGGatgtggagaagaaaaagaaaaaggacaaaaacaatTACGTCGGCCTGGTCAATATTCCCATGGCCACTGTCACGGGTCGCCAGTTTGTGGAGAAATGGTACCCGGTCAGCACACCTACACCCAACAAAGGGAAATCAGGGGGACCTTCCATTCGCATCAAGTCTCGTTATCAGACCATCACCATCTTACCCATGGAGCAATACAAGGAGTTTGCAGAGTTTGTTACCAGCAATTACACGATGCTGTGCTCGGTGCTGGAGCCGGTCATCAGCGTAAGGAATAAGGAAGAGATGGCTTGTGCAATGGTGCACATTCTTCAGAGCACGGGGAGAGCTAAG GACTTCTTAACAGATCTGGTGATGTCTGAGGTAGATCGCTGTGGGGAACACGATGTCTTGATCTTCAGGGAGAACACACTTGCTACCAAAGCTATTGAGGAATACCTGAAGTTGGTAGGGCAGAAGTATCTCCATGATGCGCTAG GGGAGTTTATCAAGGCTTTGTATGAGTCAGATGAAAACTGTGAAGTGGATCCCAGCAAATGTTCATCCAGTGAATTAACAGACCATCAGAGCAACCTGAAAATGTGTTGTGAGCTGGCCTTCTGCAAGATTATCAATTCCTACTG cGTGTTCCCTCGTGAGCTGAAGGAGGTGTTTGCATCTTGGAAGCAGCAGTGCCTGAGCAGGGGCAAGCAGGACATCAGCGAGCGGCTGATCAGCGCCTCCCTGTTCCTCCGCTTCCTGTGCCCCGCCATCATGTCCCCCAGCCTCTTCAGCCTCATGCAGGAGTATCCTGACGACCGGACGTCGCGCACGCTCACACTTATTGCTAAAGTCATTCAGAACCTCGCCAATTTTGCTAA GTTTGGTAACAAGGAAGAGTACATGGCTTTCATGAACGACTTCCTGGAACATGAGTGGGGGGGGATGAAGCGATTTCTCCTGGAGATCTCTAATCCAGATACCATCTCAAACATGCCTGGATTTGAGGGCTATATCGACCTGGGCAGAGAGCTCTCAGTTTTGCATTCCCTCTTATGGGAGGTTGTGTCCCAACTTGATAAG GGTGAAAATTCCTTCCTACAGGCGACCGTGGCAAAACTGGGACCTCTTCCTCGTATTCTTGCTGACATCACCAAATCAATGACCAACCCTACGCcaatacagcagcagctgaggcgtttcactgagcacagctctaGTCCAAACGTCAGCGGCAGTCTCTCCTCAGGGCTTCAGAAGATATTCGAGGACCCCACTGATGG TGACTTACATAAACTGAAGTCTCCAACCCAGGAAAACATAGATGGATATTTCAGGGGCAAGACCTTGCTTTTGGTTCAGCAGGCATCCACTCAGAGCATGACTTACTCAGATAAGGATGAAAGAGAGAGCATCTTGCCCAATGGTCGGAGCATCTCCCTCATGGACCTGCAGGATCCCCACACCGCTCACAGTGACCACGCTTCCATGATGCACGACGTGCCTTTGCGCTTGGCCGGCAGCCAGCTCTCCATCACCCAGGTGGCAAACATCAAGCAGCTGTGGGAGACTCAGAGCACGCCCCAAAGCGCTCCCCAGGTGAGGAGGCCGCTGCACCCAGCTTTGAACCAGCAGGGCAGCCTCCAGCCTCTGTCATTCCAGAACCCGGTGTACCACCTCAACAACCCACCTGCGCCGATGCCCAAGGCCTCCGTGGACTCCAGCCTGGAGAACCTGAGCACCGCCAGCTCGCGGAGCCGAAGCAACAGCGAAGACTTTAAGCTCAGCGGGCCCAGCAACAGCAGCATGGAGGACTTCACCAAGCGCAGCACGCAGAGCGAGGACTTCTCTAGGCGGCACACAATCCCAGACAAGCACGTCCCCATTGCATTGCCCCgccagaacagcagcagccaggcacagaTCCGCAAAATGGACCAGGCTGGGTTAGGGGCCAGGGCTAAAGCGCCACAGTCGCTGCCACACAGCGCGTCCTTGCGCAGCACGGGCAGCATGTCGGCCGTGTCGGGGGCTGTGGTGACTGAGCCCATCCAGAATGGCAGCCGCTCCCGGCAGCAGTCCTCCTCCTCCAGGGAGAGCCCGGTCCCGAAGGTGAGGGCCATTCAGaggcagcaaacacagcag GTCCAGTCACCTGTGGACTCGGCCACGATGTCACCAGTGGAAAGGACAGCAGCGTGGGTCCTCAATAATGGGCAGTATGAGGAAGTCGAGGAGGACACAGAGCAGAACCCAGATGAAGCCAAGCATGCCGAGAAG TACGAGCAGGAGATAGCGAAGCTGAAGGAACGTTTGAAAGTGTCGAGCCGCCGGCTGGAGGAGTATGAGCGGCGGCTCCTGGTGCAGGAGCAGCAAATGCAGAAGCTGCTGATGGAGTACAAGTCCAGATTGGAGGACAGCGAGGAGAGACTGCGCAGGCAACAGGAGGAGAAGGACAGCCAGATGAAAAGCATTATCAGCAG GCTCATGGCAGTTGAAGAGGAACTGAAGAAAGATCATGCAGAGATGCAAGCTGTCATtgatgcaaagcagaaaattattGATGCACAG GTCATTAATGGGGATGAGATAATTCAAACAG GAGAAGCGGATCGTGTCCCTGGACTCTGCCAACACGCGGCTGATGAGTGCCCTGACGCAGGTGAAGGAGCGCTACAGCATGCAAGTCCGCAATGGCATCTCCCCCACCAACCCCACCAAGCTTTCCATCACGGAGAATGGTGA
- the RASAL2 gene encoding ras GTPase-activating protein nGAP isoform X13: MFWGCTAKWLYSCFISRGLPKLKESRSHESLLSPGSAVEALDLGAEEKVFVKPLHSSILGQDFCFEVTYSSGSKCFSCSSAAERDKWMENLRRTVQPNKDNCRRAENVLRLWIIEAKDLAPKKKYFCELCLDDTLFARTTSKTKADNIFWGEHFEFYGLPALHSITVHIYKDVEKKKKKDKNNYVGLVNIPMATVTGRQFVEKWYPVSTPTPNKGKSGGPSIRIKSRYQTITILPMEQYKEFAEFVTSNYTMLCSVLEPVISVRNKEEMACAMVHILQSTGRAKDFLTDLVMSEVDRCGEHDVLIFRENTLATKAIEEYLKLVGQKYLHDALGEFIKALYESDENCEVDPSKCSSSELTDHQSNLKMCCELAFCKIINSYCVFPRELKEVFASWKQQCLSRGKQDISERLISASLFLRFLCPAIMSPSLFSLMQEYPDDRTSRTLTLIAKVIQNLANFAKFGNKEEYMAFMNDFLEHEWGGMKRFLLEISNPDTISNMPGFEGYIDLGRELSVLHSLLWEVVSQLDKGENSFLQATVAKLGPLPRILADITKSMTNPTPIQQQLRRFTEHSSSPNVSGSLSSGLQKIFEDPTDGDLHKLKSPTQENIDGYFRGKTLLLVQQASTQSMTYSDKDERESILPNGRSISLMDLQDPHTAHSDHASMMHDVPLRLAGSQLSITQVANIKQLWETQSTPQSAPQVRRPLHPALNQQGSLQPLSFQNPVYHLNNPPAPMPKASVDSSLENLSTASSRSRSNSEDFKLSGPSNSSMEDFTKRSTQSEDFSRRHTIPDKHVPIALPRQNSSSQAQIRKMDQAGLGARAKAPQSLPHSASLRSTGSMSAVSGAVVTEPIQNGSRSRQQSSSSRESPVPKVRAIQRQQTQQVQSPVDSATMSPVERTAAWVLNNGQYEEVEEDTEQNPDEAKHAEKYEQEIAKLKERLKVSSRRLEEYERRLLVQEQQMQKLLMEYKSRLEDSEERLRRQQEEKDSQMKSIISRLMAVEEELKKDHAEMQAVIDAKQKIIDAQVINGDEIIQTGEADRVPGLCQHAADECPDAGEGALQHASPQWHLPHQPHQAFHHGEW, from the exons GTAACCTACTCCAGCGGCAGTAAATGCTTCAGCTGttcctctgctgcagagagGGATAAGTGGATGGAAAACCTACGCAGAACAGTGCAGCCGAATAAG GACAACTGCCGTCGAGCTGAAAATGTGCTTCGTCTCTGGATCATCGAGGCAAAGGACCTGGCCCCcaagaagaaatacttctgtgagCTGTGCCTTGATGACACTCTCTTTGCCCGCACCACCAGCAAAACGAAAGCAGATAACATCTTCTGGGGAGAGCACTTTGAGTTCTACGGTCTCCCAGCTCTTCACAGCATCACGGTTCACATCTACAAGGatgtggagaagaaaaagaaaaaggacaaaaacaatTACGTCGGCCTGGTCAATATTCCCATGGCCACTGTCACGGGTCGCCAGTTTGTGGAGAAATGGTACCCGGTCAGCACACCTACACCCAACAAAGGGAAATCAGGGGGACCTTCCATTCGCATCAAGTCTCGTTATCAGACCATCACCATCTTACCCATGGAGCAATACAAGGAGTTTGCAGAGTTTGTTACCAGCAATTACACGATGCTGTGCTCGGTGCTGGAGCCGGTCATCAGCGTAAGGAATAAGGAAGAGATGGCTTGTGCAATGGTGCACATTCTTCAGAGCACGGGGAGAGCTAAG GACTTCTTAACAGATCTGGTGATGTCTGAGGTAGATCGCTGTGGGGAACACGATGTCTTGATCTTCAGGGAGAACACACTTGCTACCAAAGCTATTGAGGAATACCTGAAGTTGGTAGGGCAGAAGTATCTCCATGATGCGCTAG GGGAGTTTATCAAGGCTTTGTATGAGTCAGATGAAAACTGTGAAGTGGATCCCAGCAAATGTTCATCCAGTGAATTAACAGACCATCAGAGCAACCTGAAAATGTGTTGTGAGCTGGCCTTCTGCAAGATTATCAATTCCTACTG cGTGTTCCCTCGTGAGCTGAAGGAGGTGTTTGCATCTTGGAAGCAGCAGTGCCTGAGCAGGGGCAAGCAGGACATCAGCGAGCGGCTGATCAGCGCCTCCCTGTTCCTCCGCTTCCTGTGCCCCGCCATCATGTCCCCCAGCCTCTTCAGCCTCATGCAGGAGTATCCTGACGACCGGACGTCGCGCACGCTCACACTTATTGCTAAAGTCATTCAGAACCTCGCCAATTTTGCTAA GTTTGGTAACAAGGAAGAGTACATGGCTTTCATGAACGACTTCCTGGAACATGAGTGGGGGGGGATGAAGCGATTTCTCCTGGAGATCTCTAATCCAGATACCATCTCAAACATGCCTGGATTTGAGGGCTATATCGACCTGGGCAGAGAGCTCTCAGTTTTGCATTCCCTCTTATGGGAGGTTGTGTCCCAACTTGATAAG GGTGAAAATTCCTTCCTACAGGCGACCGTGGCAAAACTGGGACCTCTTCCTCGTATTCTTGCTGACATCACCAAATCAATGACCAACCCTACGCcaatacagcagcagctgaggcgtttcactgagcacagctctaGTCCAAACGTCAGCGGCAGTCTCTCCTCAGGGCTTCAGAAGATATTCGAGGACCCCACTGATGG TGACTTACATAAACTGAAGTCTCCAACCCAGGAAAACATAGATGGATATTTCAGGGGCAAGACCTTGCTTTTGGTTCAGCAGGCATCCACTCAGAGCATGACTTACTCAGATAAGGATGAAAGAGAGAGCATCTTGCCCAATGGTCGGAGCATCTCCCTCATGGACCTGCAGGATCCCCACACCGCTCACAGTGACCACGCTTCCATGATGCACGACGTGCCTTTGCGCTTGGCCGGCAGCCAGCTCTCCATCACCCAGGTGGCAAACATCAAGCAGCTGTGGGAGACTCAGAGCACGCCCCAAAGCGCTCCCCAGGTGAGGAGGCCGCTGCACCCAGCTTTGAACCAGCAGGGCAGCCTCCAGCCTCTGTCATTCCAGAACCCGGTGTACCACCTCAACAACCCACCTGCGCCGATGCCCAAGGCCTCCGTGGACTCCAGCCTGGAGAACCTGAGCACCGCCAGCTCGCGGAGCCGAAGCAACAGCGAAGACTTTAAGCTCAGCGGGCCCAGCAACAGCAGCATGGAGGACTTCACCAAGCGCAGCACGCAGAGCGAGGACTTCTCTAGGCGGCACACAATCCCAGACAAGCACGTCCCCATTGCATTGCCCCgccagaacagcagcagccaggcacagaTCCGCAAAATGGACCAGGCTGGGTTAGGGGCCAGGGCTAAAGCGCCACAGTCGCTGCCACACAGCGCGTCCTTGCGCAGCACGGGCAGCATGTCGGCCGTGTCGGGGGCTGTGGTGACTGAGCCCATCCAGAATGGCAGCCGCTCCCGGCAGCAGTCCTCCTCCTCCAGGGAGAGCCCGGTCCCGAAGGTGAGGGCCATTCAGaggcagcaaacacagcag GTCCAGTCACCTGTGGACTCGGCCACGATGTCACCAGTGGAAAGGACAGCAGCGTGGGTCCTCAATAATGGGCAGTATGAGGAAGTCGAGGAGGACACAGAGCAGAACCCAGATGAAGCCAAGCATGCCGAGAAG TACGAGCAGGAGATAGCGAAGCTGAAGGAACGTTTGAAAGTGTCGAGCCGCCGGCTGGAGGAGTATGAGCGGCGGCTCCTGGTGCAGGAGCAGCAAATGCAGAAGCTGCTGATGGAGTACAAGTCCAGATTGGAGGACAGCGAGGAGAGACTGCGCAGGCAACAGGAGGAGAAGGACAGCCAGATGAAAAGCATTATCAGCAG GCTCATGGCAGTTGAAGAGGAACTGAAGAAAGATCATGCAGAGATGCAAGCTGTCATtgatgcaaagcagaaaattattGATGCACAG GTCATTAATGGGGATGAGATAATTCAAACAG GAGAAGCGGATCGTGTCCCTGGACTCTGCCAACACGCGGCTGATGAGTGCCCTGACGCAGGTGAAGGAGCGCTACAGCATGCAAGTCCGCAATGGCATCTCCCCCACCAACCCCACCAAGCTTTCCATCACGGAGAATGGTGA